In the genome of Acidobacteriota bacterium, one region contains:
- a CDS encoding sigma-54-dependent Fis family transcriptional regulator: protein MARAAVLVVDDEQGIRQSLSGVLGDEGYAVETVGDAAACLRTLAERSFDLLLLDIWLPDRDGLDLLSEIEQQPAPPEVVVISGHGSVEGAVKATKLGAFDFLEKPLTIDKTLLVVRHALEQRQLKRENRHLRQHFAANAALIGESVPLRALRQQIAIMAPTNGRVLIYGESGAGKELVARALHAQSERRQGLFIELNCAAIPEELIESELFGHVQGAFAGAQEAKEGKFSRADQGTLFLDEVGDMSLKTQAKVLRTLDEGRFQVLGATTQTTTDARIVAATNKNLEQEIANGNFREDLFYRLNVIPFTVPPLRERKEDIPLLARHFLAEFALAYGRKCRDFSPEALAALSSYTWPGNVRELRNLVERIAILNPTAQVIDARHLPPLLRRGRKAEADFHSLHEARAAYERAFILKKLEENAGNMTRTAEVLGLERSHLYRKMKSLGMTVSS, encoded by the coding sequence ATGGCGCGCGCGGCAGTTCTGGTTGTCGACGATGAGCAGGGGATCCGGCAATCGCTGAGCGGCGTGCTGGGCGATGAAGGCTATGCGGTCGAAACGGTCGGCGACGCCGCCGCCTGCCTGCGCACACTCGCAGAACGCAGCTTCGACCTGCTCCTGCTGGACATCTGGCTGCCCGACCGCGACGGCCTGGATTTGCTGTCGGAAATCGAACAGCAGCCGGCGCCGCCGGAAGTGGTGGTGATCAGCGGGCATGGCAGCGTGGAGGGAGCGGTTAAGGCCACCAAGCTGGGCGCTTTTGATTTTCTGGAAAAGCCCCTGACCATCGACAAGACGCTGCTGGTGGTGCGGCATGCGCTGGAACAGCGGCAACTGAAGCGCGAAAACCGGCACCTGCGGCAGCACTTCGCCGCCAATGCCGCGCTCATTGGCGAAAGCGTGCCCCTGCGCGCCCTGCGGCAGCAGATCGCCATCATGGCGCCTACCAACGGCCGCGTGCTGATCTATGGCGAGAGCGGCGCCGGTAAGGAGTTGGTGGCGCGCGCGTTGCACGCGCAGAGCGAACGGCGGCAGGGACTCTTTATCGAGTTGAACTGCGCCGCCATTCCCGAAGAGCTGATCGAAAGCGAACTTTTTGGCCACGTGCAGGGCGCCTTTGCCGGCGCGCAGGAGGCCAAAGAGGGCAAGTTCAGCCGCGCCGATCAGGGCACGCTGTTTTTGGACGAAGTCGGCGACATGAGCCTGAAAACCCAGGCTAAGGTGCTGCGCACCCTCGACGAGGGCCGCTTCCAGGTGCTGGGCGCCACCACCCAGACCACCACCGATGCCCGCATTGTGGCCGCCACCAACAAGAACCTGGAGCAGGAAATTGCCAACGGCAACTTCCGCGAGGACCTGTTCTACCGGCTCAACGTCATTCCCTTCACCGTGCCGCCGTTGCGCGAGCGCAAGGAAGACATCCCGCTGCTGGCGCGGCATTTTCTGGCCGAATTCGCCCTCGCCTACGGCCGCAAATGCCGCGACTTCAGCCCGGAAGCGCTGGCCGCGCTCAGCAGTTACACCTGGCCGGGCAACGTGCGCGAACTGCGGAATCTGGTGGAGCGAATCGCGATTCTCAACCCCACCGCGCAGGTGATCGACGCCCGGCATCTGCCGCCGCTGCTGCGGCGCGGACGCAAGGCCGAAGCCGATTTCCACTCGCTGCACGAAGCCCGCGCCGCCTATGAACGCGCGTTTATCCTCAAAAAGCTCGAGGAAAACGCGGGCAACATGACGCGCACCGCGGAGGTGCTGGGGCTCGAACGCAGTCACCTCTACCGGAAGATGAAGAGTTTGGGGATGACGGTCAGCTCGTAG
- a CDS encoding GWxTD domain-containing protein, whose protein sequence is MPLRSAFWIAPLAVALVCAGAAAQSPMQTGNVPEKVAQAIPPPKHALTSQQRKKQQKELEKELNPEDKKWLNEDVAYIITPEERQAFLQLQNEDERQQFIEEFWQRRNPTPGSTYNSYKEEYYRRFAYVNQHFAAGEPGWKTDRGRIYITWGPPDVKDNHDAGGPYDRPFELGGGSTSTYPFEDWTYNYLPGIGENVQLEFVDKCWCGDFELTTDPCEKDALLHVPGAGQTLDESMGTANKSSRFANTNGTTCGAGTYFRESQNEFNRLETYAKVFAPPPVKFKDLQEIVNHNVTYSLLPFRYRTDFVKVTDDTVLVPITLQIAYRNMTLKDNGGVDQGKIDVYGRITTISGRIVDQWDNTAQANFPAELLPSMVNKTARYWHGALLKPGRYKVNIVLKDENSPNKLGTKSYAIVVPAYKSNQLSSSSVILADNIAKVPAKDVGNGAFIIGDSKVDPVMGGIGSPAVFKQTQSLGIWLQVYDLKVDKVTHKPNAGIHYTIQDLGTQKVVLDHTEQAGAMPNAATEITIEKTLPLASLPPGTYRLTIQVTDNMDGKSIQPQTDFIILK, encoded by the coding sequence ATGCCCCTTCGTTCGGCATTCTGGATCGCTCCTTTGGCTGTGGCGCTGGTGTGCGCCGGAGCGGCGGCGCAGTCGCCGATGCAAACCGGCAATGTTCCGGAGAAGGTGGCGCAAGCGATTCCTCCGCCTAAGCACGCCCTCACCAGCCAGCAGCGCAAAAAGCAGCAGAAAGAGCTGGAAAAAGAGCTCAATCCCGAGGACAAGAAGTGGTTGAACGAGGATGTGGCGTATATCATTACGCCGGAAGAGCGCCAGGCGTTTCTGCAGCTTCAGAACGAAGACGAACGCCAGCAGTTCATCGAAGAGTTCTGGCAGCGGCGCAACCCTACTCCGGGCTCAACCTACAACTCCTATAAAGAAGAGTATTATCGGCGTTTTGCCTACGTCAACCAGCACTTTGCCGCCGGCGAGCCAGGCTGGAAAACGGACCGGGGGCGCATCTACATTACCTGGGGTCCGCCCGATGTGAAGGATAACCACGATGCCGGCGGCCCGTACGACCGGCCGTTTGAGCTGGGTGGCGGGTCGACCTCGACCTATCCGTTCGAAGACTGGACCTACAACTACCTGCCCGGCATCGGCGAGAACGTGCAGCTCGAGTTCGTGGACAAGTGCTGGTGCGGCGACTTCGAGCTCACGACCGATCCTTGCGAAAAAGACGCCCTGTTGCACGTGCCTGGCGCTGGCCAGACGCTGGATGAGTCCATGGGCACAGCCAACAAGAGCTCGCGCTTCGCCAATACTAATGGCACCACCTGCGGCGCGGGCACCTATTTCCGCGAGTCGCAGAACGAGTTCAACCGCCTGGAGACCTACGCCAAGGTGTTTGCGCCTCCGCCCGTCAAATTCAAGGATTTGCAGGAAATCGTAAACCACAACGTCACTTATTCGCTGCTGCCGTTCCGTTATCGCACCGACTTCGTCAAGGTCACCGACGACACCGTGCTGGTGCCCATCACGCTGCAGATCGCCTACCGCAACATGACGTTAAAGGACAACGGCGGGGTCGATCAGGGCAAGATCGATGTCTACGGCCGCATCACCACCATCAGCGGCCGCATCGTGGACCAGTGGGACAACACGGCGCAGGCGAACTTCCCGGCCGAGCTGCTGCCCTCGATGGTCAACAAAACGGCGCGCTACTGGCATGGGGCGCTGCTGAAACCGGGCCGCTACAAGGTGAACATCGTCCTCAAGGATGAGAACAGCCCCAACAAGCTGGGCACCAAGTCCTATGCCATTGTCGTGCCCGCGTACAAGAGCAATCAACTCTCGTCGTCGAGCGTGATTTTGGCCGACAACATCGCGAAGGTACCAGCCAAGGATGTGGGCAACGGCGCCTTTATCATCGGGGATTCCAAAGTCGATCCAGTAATGGGCGGCATTGGCTCGCCGGCGGTGTTCAAGCAGACGCAGTCGCTGGGCATCTGGCTGCAGGTCTACGACCTTAAGGTCGATAAGGTCACCCATAAGCCCAACGCCGGCATTCACTACACCATCCAGGACCTGGGGACTCAAAAGGTGGTCCTCGATCACACCGAGCAGGCGGGCGCCATGCCCAATGCGGCGACCGAGATTACCATCGAAAAAACGCTCCCGCTGGCCAGCTTGCCTCCCGGCACATATCGGCTTACGATACAAGTGACGGACAATATGGACGGCAAGAGTATTCAACCGCAGACCGACTTCATCATTCTGAAATAG
- a CDS encoding sigma-54-dependent Fis family transcriptional regulator, which yields MASVAHPPAAEAEPARTLAASRILIVDDEPAIRESLEALFRLAPGADESFAVSTAADADQGWQAFQSDIFDLVLLDVALPAGDQGPGPSGGLDLLRRIREVSPVPVIMISAYATVELAVEAMRAGAQTFLQKPWNNEKLLSDIRTAIASARVSQENLQLKRALKERYSFENIIGKSEAMLRVFDWIAQVAPSRSTVLLQGESGTGKEVIAKAIHANSPRADGPFVPVNSGSMATDLLESTLFGHVRGAFTGAIAPKKGLFEVADQGTIFLDEIGNMSLETQAKILRVLQDRRFMRLGSVEEIQVDVRVIAATNVNLKNQVTEGKFREDLYYRLNVLALTLPLLRDRRQDIPLLAEHFLVRYAAENGMAPRQLTPEALRDLLDYSWPGHVRELENVIERAVVLSNAPLIGPDLLPDAITGGRNSAPGAINPQSLFGLVDDYERRLILDMLDQTHGRQTEAAERFQIPVSTLNQKIKRHGIDVKAITGKS from the coding sequence ATGGCCTCCGTTGCTCATCCGCCTGCCGCAGAAGCCGAGCCGGCCCGCACGCTGGCTGCCAGCCGCATTCTCATCGTCGATGATGAGCCGGCCATTCGCGAGAGCCTCGAGGCGTTGTTCCGGCTGGCGCCAGGTGCGGACGAATCCTTTGCGGTCTCGACCGCAGCCGACGCGGATCAGGGTTGGCAGGCGTTTCAGAGCGACATTTTTGACTTGGTGCTGCTCGACGTCGCGCTGCCCGCCGGAGACCAAGGTCCCGGCCCTTCCGGCGGCCTTGATCTATTGCGCCGCATCCGCGAGGTGTCGCCGGTTCCGGTAATCATGATCTCGGCATATGCCACCGTCGAGCTGGCGGTCGAGGCCATGCGTGCCGGAGCGCAGACGTTCCTGCAAAAGCCCTGGAACAACGAGAAGCTGCTGTCCGATATTCGCACCGCCATTGCCAGTGCACGCGTTAGCCAGGAAAACCTCCAGCTCAAGCGAGCCCTGAAGGAGCGCTACAGCTTCGAAAACATCATCGGCAAAAGCGAAGCCATGCTGCGCGTTTTCGACTGGATCGCGCAGGTCGCGCCCAGTCGCTCGACGGTCCTGCTGCAGGGGGAAAGCGGTACGGGCAAAGAAGTCATCGCCAAGGCCATTCACGCCAACTCGCCCCGCGCCGACGGACCCTTCGTGCCCGTCAACAGCGGCAGCATGGCGACCGATCTGCTGGAATCAACCCTGTTCGGCCATGTGCGCGGCGCCTTTACCGGCGCCATTGCACCCAAAAAAGGCCTGTTCGAGGTTGCCGATCAGGGCACCATCTTCCTCGACGAAATCGGCAACATGAGCCTGGAGACGCAGGCGAAGATCCTGCGCGTCTTGCAGGACCGGCGTTTCATGCGCCTGGGTTCGGTGGAAGAAATCCAGGTCGATGTGCGCGTCATAGCCGCCACCAACGTCAATCTCAAAAACCAGGTGACGGAGGGTAAATTTCGCGAAGACCTGTACTACCGTCTCAATGTACTGGCGCTGACGCTGCCGCTGCTGCGCGACCGGCGGCAGGATATCCCGCTGCTGGCGGAACATTTTCTTGTCCGCTATGCGGCCGAAAACGGAATGGCGCCGCGGCAGCTCACGCCGGAGGCGCTACGCGACCTGCTGGACTACTCCTGGCCCGGCCATGTGCGCGAGCTGGAAAACGTCATCGAGCGGGCGGTGGTGCTGTCGAACGCGCCCCTTATTGGCCCCGATCTGCTGCCCGATGCTATCACCGGTGGCCGTAACTCCGCGCCCGGCGCCATCAACCCGCAGTCCTTGTTCGGCCTGGTCGATGATTACGAACGCCGCCTCATCCTCGACATGCTCGATCAGACCCACGGCCGCCAGACGGAAGCTGCGGAGCGCTTCCAGATTCCCGTTTCCACGCTGAATCAGAAGATCAAGCGCCACGGGATTGATGTGAAGGCGATAACGGGGAAGAGCTAG
- a CDS encoding alpha/beta hydrolase: MAKVLHGTFPGPTGQLEYILNEAENTPSSSLAAKAAVVCHPHPLYRGTMHTRIVFHTAKTLAGLGLPTLRFHFRGVGESEGQYDHGRGEMDDLRAAIAQMQEWSRAAGPQPLLLAGFSFGATMTAKLLAGEAHPEIVQAVLLGLPVDSGAIPSDWRWHGPKLMISGDHDQFARVESLEAYFTSLPEPKQRRWIAGGDHFLAGHMEDFRSVLASALLATSYQLPATS, encoded by the coding sequence ATGGCAAAAGTGCTGCATGGAACCTTTCCTGGCCCAACCGGCCAACTCGAATACATCTTAAACGAGGCGGAAAATACGCCCAGCAGCAGCCTGGCGGCCAAGGCCGCGGTGGTCTGTCATCCGCATCCGTTGTATCGCGGCACCATGCACACCCGCATCGTGTTCCACACCGCCAAAACCCTGGCGGGACTCGGCCTGCCCACACTGCGCTTTCATTTTCGCGGCGTTGGCGAGAGCGAAGGCCAGTACGATCACGGCCGGGGCGAGATGGACGATCTCCGCGCCGCGATTGCCCAGATGCAGGAATGGTCGCGCGCCGCCGGTCCGCAGCCGTTGCTGCTGGCCGGCTTTTCCTTTGGCGCGACCATGACGGCCAAGCTGCTGGCAGGCGAGGCGCACCCCGAGATTGTGCAGGCGGTGCTGCTCGGCCTGCCGGTCGACAGCGGCGCGATCCCGTCGGATTGGCGCTGGCACGGGCCCAAGTTGATGATTTCCGGCGATCACGACCAGTTCGCCCGCGTCGAGTCGCTGGAGGCCTATTTCACCTCACTGCCGGAACCCAAGCAGCGGCGCTGGATCGCCGGCGGCGACCACTTCCTCGCCGGCCACATGGAGGATTTCCGTTCCGTCCTCGCCTCTGCCCTACTAGCTACCAGCTACCAGCTACCAGCTACGAGCTGA
- a CDS encoding PAS domain-containing protein, with protein sequence MASARGSWRLGTAALVLLTLALVILALLNVHQDWLYRQPTDGVLWRPTTAGLQVTATDPAFAPQPLARGDVLVAVNGHLVATPGAVEQQLYASGLGGTLAYTIVRGGEMLTLAVHAHRTRPPLGRYTFLDIIGLLFLAVGLFVFSRRRSAPQALHFYLFCLAAFVLFAFHFTGKLNTFDRVIFWAHEAALLLAPCLLFEFAWRFPGRREAVRSPLRLLRLLVYAPALLLGLAEISLATGAIWLPVSMTASQALLDRAAYILLAAYFLGAVALFYRRAQTASTGARVATQARVMARGTLAAILPFLALYILPFALGADLPRYAGLSLLSLILVPLAFAYAIWRHHLLEAEIVFRRGVVYTLATILVVAVYWGVIGLAGILIHNRLPASSQFWGWAGWLLAILVTAVLFEPVKRWLQQRLDRMFYRERYDFRRTLMDFGRQINEQPDLDTLLRLVPDRLAQTLEIGQVAIFLASNEAGDHFLLARARKPQPSDPDSLSFLDEHFRLPGAPRLFLESGHAASLCLGLHYFLPCQRQGRTVAIIGLGKTSSGEFLSGDDLDLVESLAGNVAIAIENARLYASLLRKATEYERLKDFNENIVESIQVGVVATDLEGRVESWNAQMEVLSALPRSSALGRPLAELLGPEFAQEFTAAAARGGIHTQHKFRMTSGPDSKIVNLAIAPLVTSRFERVGQIVLLSDVTAEVEMEQRLIQADRLRSVGLLAAGVAHEVNTPLAVISSYAQLLARQTPAGDPRSAVLETITRQTFRASEIVSNLLNFSRTGAAQFRAVELNAVVRDTLALVEHPLRSAGIHVITALHPQAVEVLGDAGKLQQVFLNLILNARDAMSSEKNRGGTLRLTTGRGEDNVAWIEVADTGEGIPGDLHHRIFDPFFTTKPARGLTGGASGSSMSTGTGLGLAVTYGIIEEHGGSIQVASEPGRGATFRIELPLMAPERVPATV encoded by the coding sequence ATGGCGAGCGCGCGCGGGAGCTGGCGCCTCGGCACGGCCGCGCTGGTGCTGCTGACGTTGGCGCTGGTTATCCTGGCGCTGCTGAATGTGCATCAGGACTGGCTCTACCGCCAGCCTACCGATGGTGTGCTCTGGCGGCCCACCACGGCGGGCCTGCAGGTGACGGCTACCGATCCTGCCTTTGCCCCGCAGCCGCTGGCCCGGGGCGACGTTCTGGTCGCGGTCAACGGCCATTTGGTGGCGACGCCGGGAGCGGTCGAGCAGCAGCTTTATGCGTCCGGCCTCGGAGGCACGCTAGCCTACACTATCGTGCGCGGCGGTGAGATGCTCACGCTCGCGGTGCACGCCCATCGCACCCGCCCCCCGCTCGGTCGCTACACCTTTCTCGACATTATCGGCCTGCTATTTCTGGCGGTGGGCCTTTTCGTGTTTTCCCGCCGCCGCAGCGCGCCGCAGGCGCTGCATTTTTACCTGTTCTGCCTGGCCGCGTTTGTACTGTTCGCGTTCCACTTTACCGGCAAACTCAACACCTTTGACCGGGTCATCTTCTGGGCGCATGAAGCCGCGCTGCTGCTGGCGCCCTGTTTGTTGTTCGAGTTTGCCTGGCGTTTTCCCGGCCGCCGCGAAGCCGTGCGCTCGCCGCTCCGGCTGCTGCGGCTGCTGGTCTACGCGCCGGCGCTGTTGCTGGGTCTGGCCGAAATCTCGCTGGCTACCGGCGCCATCTGGTTGCCGGTGAGCATGACCGCCAGCCAGGCGCTGCTCGACCGCGCTGCCTACATCCTGTTGGCCGCCTATTTTCTGGGGGCAGTCGCGCTGTTTTACCGCCGCGCCCAGACAGCGTCGACCGGCGCCCGCGTGGCCACGCAGGCACGAGTTATGGCCCGCGGCACCCTGGCAGCCATCCTGCCCTTTCTCGCCCTCTATATCCTTCCGTTCGCGCTGGGCGCGGATCTGCCCCGCTATGCCGGCCTCTCGCTGCTATCGCTGATCCTGGTGCCGCTGGCGTTCGCATACGCCATCTGGCGCCATCATTTACTGGAGGCGGAAATCGTGTTCCGCAGGGGCGTGGTCTATACGCTCGCCACCATCCTGGTGGTCGCGGTCTACTGGGGTGTCATCGGCCTGGCCGGCATCCTGATTCACAACCGTCTGCCTGCGTCGAGCCAATTCTGGGGCTGGGCTGGCTGGCTGCTGGCGATACTGGTCACGGCGGTGCTGTTCGAGCCGGTCAAGCGCTGGTTGCAGCAGCGTCTGGACCGCATGTTCTACCGCGAGCGCTACGATTTTCGCCGCACCCTGATGGATTTCGGCCGCCAGATTAACGAGCAGCCCGATCTCGATACACTGCTGCGCCTGGTTCCCGACCGGCTCGCGCAGACGCTGGAAATCGGCCAGGTAGCTATTTTTCTGGCGAGCAATGAAGCCGGGGATCACTTTCTGCTGGCCCGTGCCCGCAAACCACAGCCCAGCGATCCGGATAGCCTGAGTTTCCTGGACGAGCATTTCCGCCTGCCCGGGGCGCCGCGCCTGTTTCTCGAAAGCGGGCACGCGGCCTCGCTCTGCCTGGGGCTGCATTATTTCCTGCCCTGTCAACGTCAGGGCCGCACCGTGGCCATTATCGGTTTGGGAAAAACCTCGTCGGGTGAATTTTTGAGCGGCGACGATCTGGATTTGGTGGAATCGCTGGCCGGTAACGTCGCGATCGCGATTGAAAACGCCCGTCTGTACGCTTCCCTGCTGCGCAAGGCGACCGAGTACGAGCGCCTCAAGGATTTCAACGAAAATATTGTCGAGAGCATCCAGGTGGGCGTGGTTGCCACCGATCTGGAGGGTCGGGTCGAGAGCTGGAACGCGCAGATGGAAGTGCTCTCGGCGCTGCCCCGCAGCTCGGCTCTGGGGCGCCCGCTGGCGGAGCTGCTGGGTCCGGAATTTGCGCAGGAGTTCACCGCCGCGGCTGCGCGCGGCGGCATTCATACTCAACACAAGTTCCGCATGACCAGCGGACCGGACAGCAAGATTGTCAACCTCGCGATCGCGCCGCTGGTCACCAGCCGCTTCGAGCGCGTGGGTCAGATTGTGCTGCTCAGCGACGTTACCGCCGAAGTGGAAATGGAACAGCGGCTGATTCAGGCCGACCGGCTGCGTTCCGTGGGACTGCTCGCCGCGGGCGTCGCCCACGAGGTCAATACTCCCCTGGCAGTCATCTCCAGCTATGCCCAGTTGCTTGCCCGGCAGACCCCGGCCGGGGATCCCCGCAGTGCCGTGCTGGAGACCATCACCCGCCAGACCTTCCGGGCGTCGGAGATCGTTTCCAATTTGCTGAACTTTTCCCGTACCGGCGCGGCGCAGTTCCGTGCGGTCGAGCTCAACGCCGTGGTGCGCGATACGCTGGCGCTGGTCGAGCATCCCCTGCGCAGTGCCGGCATTCATGTCATTACCGCCCTGCACCCGCAAGCGGTGGAAGTCCTGGGCGATGCCGGCAAACTCCAGCAGGTCTTTCTGAACCTGATTCTGAACGCCCGCGACGCCATGTCGAGTGAAAAAAACCGCGGCGGCACGTTGCGCCTGACCACCGGCAGAGGTGAAGACAACGTTGCCTGGATCGAAGTCGCCGACACCGGCGAGGGCATTCCCGGCGATCTCCACCACCGCATTTTCGACCCCTTCTTTACCACCAAGCCGGCGCGCGGCCTGACGGGCGGCGCCAGTGGGAGTAGCATGAGCACAGGGACAGGTTTAGGCTTGGCAGTTACCTACGGCATTATCGAAGAACACGGCGGCTCAATCCAAGTAGCGAGCGAGCCGGGTCGCGGCGCCACTTTCAGGATTGAACTGCCTCTGATGGCGCCCGAACGCGTCCCCGCCACGGTGTAG
- a CDS encoding M20/M25/M40 family metallo-hydrolase has translation MSIIEDKLFAFTRALVDVDSTTGQEGAVAALAAEFLRHAGVFDEVALWPVEPGRDNVFARRGTPRVVLSTHLDTVPPFFPSREDDTALYGRGVCDAKGIAAAMSFAALTLAEEGVSDFGLLFLVGEERNSAGAIAANVRAPEGVACLINGEPTESKLIRAGKGVLRVALRAHGRAAHSAYPELGDSAIDKLLRALQRVRALKLPHDDVLGATTLNIGTIRGGRAPNVIADEAEAELMFRLVGDGTPLRAEVEAALEAEVEHEFVLEIPPVQLLTLEGWETGTGVVAFGTDIPQLTRWGTPLLFGPGSIHVAHTPAEFIAKKELSSAVGRYAGLVRSLKARESIFC, from the coding sequence ATGTCTATCATCGAGGATAAACTCTTTGCCTTTACGCGCGCTCTGGTGGATGTGGATTCGACCACGGGCCAGGAGGGCGCAGTCGCCGCGCTGGCCGCGGAATTCCTGCGTCACGCTGGTGTTTTTGACGAGGTCGCGCTCTGGCCGGTCGAACCGGGGCGCGATAACGTATTTGCACGGCGGGGCACGCCCCGCGTCGTGCTGTCGACGCACCTCGATACCGTGCCGCCGTTTTTTCCCAGCCGCGAGGATGACACCGCCCTCTACGGCCGCGGCGTCTGCGACGCCAAAGGCATTGCGGCCGCGATGTCGTTTGCCGCGCTGACGCTGGCCGAAGAAGGCGTGAGCGATTTCGGCTTGCTGTTTCTCGTCGGCGAAGAACGCAACTCCGCCGGCGCGATCGCCGCCAATGTGCGCGCGCCGGAGGGCGTCGCATGCCTCATCAATGGCGAGCCTACCGAGAGCAAGCTCATCCGCGCGGGCAAGGGCGTGCTGCGCGTCGCCCTGCGCGCGCACGGCCGCGCCGCGCACTCCGCTTACCCGGAGCTGGGTGACTCGGCGATTGACAAGCTGCTGCGTGCGCTGCAGCGGGTGCGGGCGCTGAAGCTGCCGCACGATGACGTCCTGGGCGCGACCACGCTGAATATTGGCACTATCCGCGGCGGCCGTGCCCCCAACGTCATCGCCGACGAAGCCGAGGCCGAGCTGATGTTCCGCCTGGTAGGCGATGGCACGCCGTTGCGCGCCGAGGTCGAAGCCGCGCTGGAGGCGGAGGTCGAGCACGAGTTTGTACTGGAGATTCCGCCGGTGCAACTGCTGACCCTCGAGGGCTGGGAGACCGGCACGGGTGTCGTCGCTTTCGGAACCGATATTCCGCAACTGACGCGCTGGGGCACGCCGCTGCTTTTTGGCCCCGGCTCGATTCATGTGGCGCACACGCCTGCCGAATTCATCGCTAAAAAAGAGCTGTCAAGTGCTGTGGGGCGGTATGCCGGCCTAGTGCGGAGCCTGAAAGCCAGGGAATCGATCTTTTGCTGA
- a CDS encoding carboxypeptidase regulatory-like domain-containing protein, which produces MQRRRLAISIQLSAISLLLALPGFAQTRRAATPAPTAAQVLFSAAAGAPPVVQGRGQLLGYVVDAKGRPEADAVVEVRAAGVRTVPLRARTSAEGLFRVLQLVPGTYYVRVGKGQRVAARRKVRIAASERALLLFNLPSLLEAARFGPPPGVSPDTAFAWALRSATLWGPILRFNDPEALDSSMTRAPVEGFVALTGGAGDSAFAAAALATTFAVNSIALGSQRLSLSGIVGTDTGIAAADTQVKATLQSADPSNMQRLSVSVRQMNIAARSALPALRLFSLNYSNALDLSPHLRVQYGSMFNAATMTDTVTTFDPYVRVMEQVSPEAVVEFRAVSGVPPLHFSRDSVNMDDPMPRVSLDQGRARLERARHEEVRYTENLTPQDTVSAAVFADQFTRTAVNGAFALSGSVSTQEIDANPELLPDLASNMFLANGGDYSGWGYRFGLEHQLGGGWKAIVGYATGEVLAPNTTASAALRAVAADLAPARAHALTFKIAGTAPLTHTQLVCSYRALNRLAATSLDPYDDSFTQGPSYANIFLRQPLPAFLGAGGKLAALIEIHNLLAQGYIPVLAPDGQTLFLVQSARSLRGGLTISF; this is translated from the coding sequence ATGCAGCGGCGGCGATTAGCGATCAGCATTCAGCTTTCAGCGATCAGCCTGCTGCTCGCTCTGCCGGGGTTCGCGCAAACCCGGCGCGCTGCCACGCCCGCGCCCACTGCAGCGCAAGTTCTGTTTTCAGCGGCGGCGGGCGCGCCGCCGGTGGTCCAAGGCCGCGGGCAATTGCTCGGCTACGTGGTTGACGCCAAGGGCCGTCCGGAAGCGGATGCAGTGGTTGAGGTTCGGGCCGCGGGCGTGCGCACCGTACCCCTGCGTGCGCGCACCTCCGCCGAAGGCCTGTTCCGCGTTTTACAGTTAGTCCCAGGCACCTATTACGTTCGCGTCGGCAAGGGGCAGCGTGTTGCCGCGCGGCGCAAGGTGCGCATCGCCGCTTCCGAGCGCGCGCTGCTGCTGTTCAATTTGCCTTCCCTGCTGGAAGCGGCGCGCTTCGGCCCGCCTCCGGGCGTCTCGCCGGATACTGCCTTTGCCTGGGCATTGCGCTCCGCCACGCTCTGGGGACCCATCCTGCGTTTCAACGATCCCGAAGCGCTGGATTCCAGCATGACGCGTGCTCCGGTTGAGGGCTTCGTGGCGCTCACCGGAGGCGCGGGCGACAGTGCCTTTGCCGCGGCGGCGCTGGCGACGACGTTTGCCGTCAACTCCATTGCCCTCGGCAGCCAGCGGTTATCGCTCAGTGGCATTGTCGGCACCGATACTGGCATCGCCGCCGCCGATACCCAGGTCAAGGCCACGCTGCAATCCGCGGATCCGTCCAACATGCAGCGGCTTTCCGTCTCGGTGAGGCAAATGAACATTGCCGCCCGTTCCGCGTTGCCGGCGCTGCGGCTGTTCTCGCTCAACTACTCGAACGCTCTCGATCTGAGCCCGCATCTGCGCGTCCAGTACGGCTCCATGTTCAACGCTGCCACCATGACCGATACGGTGACCACGTTTGATCCCTACGTGCGCGTCATGGAGCAGGTGAGTCCGGAAGCGGTGGTCGAGTTTCGGGCGGTTTCCGGTGTGCCACCGCTGCACTTCAGCCGCGACAGCGTCAACATGGATGACCCCATGCCTCGCGTCAGTCTCGATCAGGGCCGCGCCCGTCTGGAGCGCGCGCGCCATGAGGAGGTGCGCTACACGGAAAATCTGACGCCGCAGGACACGGTGAGCGCCGCGGTTTTTGCGGATCAGTTCACGCGCACCGCCGTCAACGGCGCCTTCGCGCTTTCCGGGTCGGTGTCTACGCAGGAAATCGACGCCAACCCGGAGCTGCTGCCGGACCTGGCCAGCAATATGTTTTTGGCCAATGGCGGCGATTACAGCGGCTGGGGTTACCGCTTCGGTCTTGAGCATCAATTGGGGGGCGGCTGGAAGGCAATCGTCGGCTATGCGACCGGGGAAGTGCTGGCGCCCAATACCACGGCTTCAGCAGCATTGCGCGCAGTCGCGGCGGACCTGGCTCCCGCCCGTGCGCATGCGCTGACGTTTAAAATTGCCGGTACCGCGCCCTTGACCCATACGCAACTGGTCTGCAGTTATCGGGCTCTGAATCGTCTAGCGGCGACCAGTCTGGACCCCTACGACGACAGCTTCACCCAGGGACCCTCGTACGCCAACATTTTCCTCCGCCAGCCGCTGCCCGCCTTTCTTGGCGCCGGCGGCAAACTGGCCGCTCTGATTGAGATTCATAATCTGCTGGCGCAGGGCTACATCCCGGTGCTGGCTCCGGACGGGCAAACGTTGTTCCTGGTGCAATCGGCGCGGTCGCTGCGTGGCGGACTGACGATTTCGTTTTAA